The Candidatus Celerinatantimonas neptuna DNA segment TCAAAACTGGCAGGGCAAACCAGATTGCCGACATTTTCGATAAACAGGTAACTGCCCTGAACTGCATCGAGCTGATGCATTGCATCATGGACCATTTTGGCATCCAGATGACATCCTTTACCGGTATTGATTTGAATGGCTGGTGCGCCGGTTGCGTCAATTCGTTTTGCATCGTTCTGAGTTTGTTGGTCACCTTCGATGACCTGGCAATGATGCTCAGGCAGGATGCGTTTAAGTGTTTCACATAAGAGCGTTGTTTTGCCAGACCCCGGGCTTGAAACAAAATTTAATGCGGTGATATTGGCTTCTTTGAAATGGTGGCGGTTATGTGCAGCTATTTCATTGTTTTTAGCCAGAACATCTTCTTCAATATCGATGATTCGTTTAACCGGTTGTGCAGGTGTTAAATGTGCATCTTCTGTTTCTGGCAGAGCACTTACATGGTAGTGAATGTGATGATGTACATCGCCCTGATGATAATAATGGTGATGGACGATCACCGGGGAAGCATTCATGTTTTCATGATGATGGGCATGTCCATGATCGTGATGATGTTCGTGGTCATGATGGTGGTGTGCAGGTGTGATGGTGACATCACCCTCGCTGCATCCGCAAGTACTACACATAACAATTATCCTTAAGGCATGATGCCTTGATTCATTTGTAATTTGTTAAAGGAACAAGCATTTGTTCCTGTTATCTCCTAACCTGGAATAAGAACACCTGTTTATACAAACAAAATTAATTTTTGTATTAAGGCGTACCTTCTTATTGATATCAGGAGGCATCGTCTGAGTTGTTCCCGGAAGCGATTAGATAATTTCAATTCGTTTAATGGTCAGCCCGTCGTCGGCATCGATTTTTAAATCATGGCTACCACAATTAGGGCAAATTTTAACCTTACTGGACAGAAGTTCTATTGATTTGTGGCAATGACGACAGAAACAGAGTGCCGATTGAATGGCTAAATGAAGTTGACACCCTTGAGCAAGTGTTTCTCGACAAACCAACTCGAAACAAAATTCCATAGCTGAAGGCTCAACACAGGAAAATGCTCCGACCTCAACCCATACATCCGTAATTTGCTTTGCGCCGTTTCGACGAGCGTGGGATTCGATGGTTTCCAGTGTTCGCTGACATAAGGTTATTTCGTGCACGAAGCTGTGCCTTTTTAAATTATATATTGAATACAGCATAAGCAAAACCAATGCCAGAGCATAAAAATGGGGGGAATTGACTGCCTCAGATAGACATAACTGTCGAAAATTTCAAATTTTATTTTTGTTGGAATGGGATCTTTTATCTGGTTGTTATCATAACCATTTGATTATAAATAAGTTATTTGTTTTACGCGTTATCTGGTATGGAAAATGCTGAATTCATAGCCTCATTCGTATTCGTTTATGAGTTATCAAAAATAACGGCTGGGTTCTCCGGACAAATCTGAGTTAGATGATTGAATCATTTTCTGCTTTTCCGGCTAGAAGCCCCGTCATTTGGGAAGTCACCCCGAATTTCGTCTGTTTTTTTTAAATCTCGACAAAACTGTCAAAGATAGTGGTGTCGTCAAAAGTGACGAAAACAGTCGACGTCGGGATTAAGTGCTTAGAGAGAGTGTATGAACCGTTTTGTCATTGCCGATCCCAGTTTATGTATCGGTTGCAATACCTGTATGGCCGCGTGTTCGCAAGCTCATCAACAGCAAGGTTTGCAAAGTGAGCCAAGGTTGGTAGTGATGCGAAGTGCCGATGAATCGGCGCCGCAGATGTGTCATCAGTGTGAAGACGCACCGTGTGCCACGGTCTGTCCGGTCGGAGCTATTCGACATGAAAACGATGCCATCGTATTAAATGAAAGTTTATGTATTGGCTGTAAGTTATGTGCAATTGCTTGTCCTTTCGGCGCAATTACTATGAGTGGCTCTAAGCCATTGGATATACCTGAGGGCGTCAATACACCGTTGGCGGCGCCAGCACCAAGAGAACCCAGACCCATCAGCCCATTACTGGACTGGCGGCCGGGTATTCGCTCGGTTGCTGTGAAATGCGACCTTTGCAGTTTTCGTGAGCAGGGGCCTGCCTGTGAACAAGCGTGCCCAACCGATGCGATCATTCAGGTAAGCGATGAAGCATTGGAACATGCGAATCAACGTAAACGCCGTCAGGCATCACTGCCAAAACCAGATGAG contains these protein-coding regions:
- the hyfA gene encoding Hydrogenase-4 component A; the protein is MNRFVIADPSLCIGCNTCMAACSQAHQQQGLQSEPRLVVMRSADESAPQMCHQCEDAPCATVCPVGAIRHENDAIVLNESLCIGCKLCAIACPFGAITMSGSKPLDIPEGVNTPLAAPAPREPRPISPLLDWRPGIRSVAVKCDLCSFREQGPACEQACPTDAIIQVSDEALEHANQRKRRQASLPKPDEWSTSSSTAFKGERNL
- the hypB gene encoding Hydrogenase maturation factor HypB: MCSTCGCSEGDVTITPAHHHHDHEHHHDHGHAHHHENMNASPVIVHHHYYHQGDVHHHIHYHVSALPETEDAHLTPAQPVKRIIDIEEDVLAKNNEIAAHNRHHFKEANITALNFVSSPGSGKTTLLCETLKRILPEHHCQVIEGDQQTQNDAKRIDATGAPAIQINTGKGCHLDAKMVHDAMHQLDAVQGSYLFIENVGNLVCPASFDLGEKHKVAVLSVTEGEDKPLKYPHMFAASSLLLINKIDLLEHLDFDLTRCMQYAHQVNPELTIIPISATTGEGMNEWLQWLEAQQCA
- the hypA gene encoding Hydrogenase maturation factor HypA; translated protein: MHEITLCQRTLETIESHARRNGAKQITDVWVEVGAFSCVEPSAMEFCFELVCRETLAQGCQLHLAIQSALCFCRHCHKSIELLSSKVKICPNCGSHDLKIDADDGLTIKRIEII